Proteins co-encoded in one Oreochromis aureus strain Israel breed Guangdong linkage group 3, ZZ_aureus, whole genome shotgun sequence genomic window:
- the LOC120437755 gene encoding low affinity immunoglobulin gamma Fc region receptor II-like isoform X2: MLKYIYLQVGTSPRCCYTSVYSAVFTLQIDNMDVRALCIRLLMTIMILLGVQGQKVDAVSLRVVPNRLQFFEYESVTFYCEGVDYCEVVQKFKGKIKSCNRTNVKTPTGSSCKMKTLYTDDSGEYWYDTEGGIRSNIINICVTNGPVILESPAVPVLIEETVTLSCRNKTISSNFTADFYKDGGHIHRSSTGNMTIHRVSKSNEGLYKCNISGAGESPESWLNITDSQNVNSTTNPDSHKEAGPSSSAATPWITATILFIFLLIVTMGLYHFSKEASRVNAGRATCAAVRKNRKKKENSPALSSTPVYYSFVPSDAQPQDGLSSRPIYSLAQGDTQPQNEDELSSRSIYYSLAQGDTQPQAESEPTKKILSPGINQPIPENLFYSPIQMVAE; encoded by the exons atgttaaaatatatttatttgcaAGTAGGTACCTCTCCTCGCTGCTGTTACACTTCAGTTTACTCTGCAGTCTTTACTCTGCAGATAGACAACATGGACGTCAGAGCTCTGTGCATCAGACTGT TGATGACCATCATGATTCTGCTTGGTGTACAAGGTCAGAAAGTTG ATGCAGTTTCTCTTCGTGTTGTTCCAAACAGATTGCAGTTCTTTGAATATGAATCAGTAACATTTTACTGTGAAGGAGTCGATTATTGTGAAGTTGTGCAAAAATTCaaagggaaaataaaatcaTGTAACAGAACTAACGTGAAGACACCAACAGGATCATCCTGCAAGATGAAAACTCTTTATACAGACGACAGTGGAGAGTACTGGTATGACACTGAAGGAGGAATAAGAAGTAACATTATCAACATCTGTGTCACTA ATGGTCCTGTGATCCTGGAGAGTCCTGCTGTTCCTGTGTTAATTGAAGAAACTGTGACTCTGAGCTGCAGAAACAAAACTATTTCCTCCAACTTTACAGCTGATTTCTACAAAGATGGAGGTCACATCCATAGAAGCTCCACAGGAAACATGACCATTCACagagtttcaaaatcaaacGAGGGACTTTACAAGTGTAACATCTCAGGAGCTGGAGAATCACCAGAGAGCTGGCTGAACATCACAG actctcaaaatgtaaattcAACTACTAATCCAGACAGTCACAAAGAGGCAGGTCCTTCCTCCTCTGCTGCCACACCTTGGATCACTGccaccattttatttatttttctcttgatTGTGACCATGGGACTGTATCACTTTAGCAAAG AGGCCAGTAGAGTGAATGCAGGTAGAGCAACATGTGCTGCTGtaagaaaaaacaggaagaagaaag AAAATAGTCCTGCACTGTCCTCTACACCAGTTTACTACAGCTTTGTCCCGAGCGACGCTCAACCACAAG atGGACTGTCCAGTAGACCTATTTACAGCTTAGCCCAGGGTGACACTCAACCACAAA ATGAAGATGAACTGTCTTCTAGATCCATTTACTACAGTTTAGCCCAGGGTGACACTCAGCCACAAG CAGAATCAGAACCCACCAAAAAAATCCTCTCACCAGGTATAAACCAACCCATACCAGAGAATCTCTTTTATTCTCCAATACAGATG GTTGCAGAGTGA
- the LOC120437755 gene encoding low affinity immunoglobulin gamma Fc region receptor II-like isoform X1: MLKYIYLQVGTSPRCCYTSVYSAVFTLQIDNMDVRALCIRLLMTIMILLGVQGQKVDAVSLRVVPNRLQFFEYESVTFYCEGVDYCEVVQKFKGKIKSCNRTNVKTPTGSSCKMKTLYTDDSGEYWYDTEGGIRSNIINICVTNGPVILESPAVPVLIEETVTLSCRNKTISSNFTADFYKDGGHIHRSSTGNMTIHRVSKSNEGLYKCNISGAGESPESWLNITDSQNVNSTTNPDSHKEAGPSSSAATPWITATILFIFLLIVTMGLYHFSKEASRVNAGRATCAAVRKNRKKKENSPALSSTPVYYSFVPSDAQPQDGLSSRPIYSLAQGDTQPQNEDELSSRSIYYSLAQGDTQPQESEPTKKILSPGINQPIPENLFYSPIQMVRLGAAMPYVLHSDNM, encoded by the exons atgttaaaatatatttatttgcaAGTAGGTACCTCTCCTCGCTGCTGTTACACTTCAGTTTACTCTGCAGTCTTTACTCTGCAGATAGACAACATGGACGTCAGAGCTCTGTGCATCAGACTGT TGATGACCATCATGATTCTGCTTGGTGTACAAGGTCAGAAAGTTG ATGCAGTTTCTCTTCGTGTTGTTCCAAACAGATTGCAGTTCTTTGAATATGAATCAGTAACATTTTACTGTGAAGGAGTCGATTATTGTGAAGTTGTGCAAAAATTCaaagggaaaataaaatcaTGTAACAGAACTAACGTGAAGACACCAACAGGATCATCCTGCAAGATGAAAACTCTTTATACAGACGACAGTGGAGAGTACTGGTATGACACTGAAGGAGGAATAAGAAGTAACATTATCAACATCTGTGTCACTA ATGGTCCTGTGATCCTGGAGAGTCCTGCTGTTCCTGTGTTAATTGAAGAAACTGTGACTCTGAGCTGCAGAAACAAAACTATTTCCTCCAACTTTACAGCTGATTTCTACAAAGATGGAGGTCACATCCATAGAAGCTCCACAGGAAACATGACCATTCACagagtttcaaaatcaaacGAGGGACTTTACAAGTGTAACATCTCAGGAGCTGGAGAATCACCAGAGAGCTGGCTGAACATCACAG actctcaaaatgtaaattcAACTACTAATCCAGACAGTCACAAAGAGGCAGGTCCTTCCTCCTCTGCTGCCACACCTTGGATCACTGccaccattttatttatttttctcttgatTGTGACCATGGGACTGTATCACTTTAGCAAAG AGGCCAGTAGAGTGAATGCAGGTAGAGCAACATGTGCTGCTGtaagaaaaaacaggaagaagaaag AAAATAGTCCTGCACTGTCCTCTACACCAGTTTACTACAGCTTTGTCCCGAGCGACGCTCAACCACAAG atGGACTGTCCAGTAGACCTATTTACAGCTTAGCCCAGGGTGACACTCAACCACAAA ATGAAGATGAACTGTCTTCTAGATCCATTTACTACAGTTTAGCCCAGGGTGACACTCAGCCACAAG AATCAGAACCCACCAAAAAAATCCTCTCACCAGGTATAAACCAACCCATACCAGAGAATCTCTTTTATTCTCCAATACAGATGGTAAGACTGGGGGCAGCTATGCCTTATGTGTTGCATTCAGATAATAtgtga
- the LOC120437755 gene encoding low affinity immunoglobulin gamma Fc region receptor II-like isoform X3: protein MLKYIYLQVGTSPRCCYTSVYSAVFTLQIDNMDVRALCIRLLMTIMILLGVQGQKVDAVSLRVVPNRLQFFEYESVTFYCEGVDYCEVVQKFKGKIKSCNRTNVKTPTGSSCKMKTLYTDDSGEYWYDTEGGIRSNIINICVTNGPVILESPAVPVLIEETVTLSCRNKTISSNFTADFYKDGGHIHRSSTGNMTIHRVSKSNEGLYKCNISGAGESPESWLNITDSQNVNSTTNPDSHKEAGPSSSAATPWITATILFIFLLIVTMGLYHFSKEASRVNAGRATCAAVRKNRKKKENSPALSSTPVYYSFVPSDAQPQDGLSSRPIYSLAQGDTQPQNEDELSSRSIYYSLAQGDTQPQESEPTKKILSPGINQPIPENLFYSPIQMVAE, encoded by the exons atgttaaaatatatttatttgcaAGTAGGTACCTCTCCTCGCTGCTGTTACACTTCAGTTTACTCTGCAGTCTTTACTCTGCAGATAGACAACATGGACGTCAGAGCTCTGTGCATCAGACTGT TGATGACCATCATGATTCTGCTTGGTGTACAAGGTCAGAAAGTTG ATGCAGTTTCTCTTCGTGTTGTTCCAAACAGATTGCAGTTCTTTGAATATGAATCAGTAACATTTTACTGTGAAGGAGTCGATTATTGTGAAGTTGTGCAAAAATTCaaagggaaaataaaatcaTGTAACAGAACTAACGTGAAGACACCAACAGGATCATCCTGCAAGATGAAAACTCTTTATACAGACGACAGTGGAGAGTACTGGTATGACACTGAAGGAGGAATAAGAAGTAACATTATCAACATCTGTGTCACTA ATGGTCCTGTGATCCTGGAGAGTCCTGCTGTTCCTGTGTTAATTGAAGAAACTGTGACTCTGAGCTGCAGAAACAAAACTATTTCCTCCAACTTTACAGCTGATTTCTACAAAGATGGAGGTCACATCCATAGAAGCTCCACAGGAAACATGACCATTCACagagtttcaaaatcaaacGAGGGACTTTACAAGTGTAACATCTCAGGAGCTGGAGAATCACCAGAGAGCTGGCTGAACATCACAG actctcaaaatgtaaattcAACTACTAATCCAGACAGTCACAAAGAGGCAGGTCCTTCCTCCTCTGCTGCCACACCTTGGATCACTGccaccattttatttatttttctcttgatTGTGACCATGGGACTGTATCACTTTAGCAAAG AGGCCAGTAGAGTGAATGCAGGTAGAGCAACATGTGCTGCTGtaagaaaaaacaggaagaagaaag AAAATAGTCCTGCACTGTCCTCTACACCAGTTTACTACAGCTTTGTCCCGAGCGACGCTCAACCACAAG atGGACTGTCCAGTAGACCTATTTACAGCTTAGCCCAGGGTGACACTCAACCACAAA ATGAAGATGAACTGTCTTCTAGATCCATTTACTACAGTTTAGCCCAGGGTGACACTCAGCCACAAG AATCAGAACCCACCAAAAAAATCCTCTCACCAGGTATAAACCAACCCATACCAGAGAATCTCTTTTATTCTCCAATACAGATG GTTGCAGAGTGA